One genomic region from Salvia hispanica cultivar TCC Black 2014 chromosome 2, UniMelb_Shisp_WGS_1.0, whole genome shotgun sequence encodes:
- the LOC125204415 gene encoding dof zinc finger protein DOF3.1-like has translation MQDPSLYSQIKAQVQPPPQFPEQEHLKCPRCDSSNTKFCYYNNYNLSQPRHFCKNCRRYWTKGGALRNIPVGGGSRKNSKRAASSSSSATKRPAAAAAEPSSSVKSEAAEPPPLKGENFAGQFGNLMEPGGSFSSLLGSGGGHFGNFLDGLGAAGSGLRVAGQFVDPGSGQNVDPGVLESDVSVSNNADGFLSIHGGDGGGGGGGGGDGGCWGGGGNGWPDLAIYTPGSTFL, from the coding sequence atgcaagaCCCATCGCTGTATTCGCAGATCAAAGCGCAAGTGCAGCCGCCGCCGCAATTCCCGGAGCAAGAACACCTGAAATGCCCCCGCTGCGATTCCTCAAACACCAAATTCTGCTACTACAACAACTACAATCTCTCCCAGCCGCGCCACTTCTGCAAGAACTGCCGCCGCTATTGGACGAAAGGCGGCGCCTTGCGCAACATCCCCGTCGGCGGCGGCTCCCGGAAGAATTCCAAGcgcgccgcctcctcctcttcctccgccACAAAAcgccccgccgccgccgccgccgaacCGTCGTCGAGCGTCAAGAGCGAAGCGGCCGAGCCGCCGCCGCTGAAGGGAGAGAATTTCGCGGGGCAGTTTGGGAATTTGATGGAGCCGGGCGGCAGCTTCAGCTCTCTGTTGGGCTCCGGCGGGGGGCATTTCGGTAATTTCCTGGACGGGCTGGGCGCTGCAGGGTCCGGGTTGCGGGTCGCGGGTCAGTTTGTGGATCCGGGTTCGGGTCAGAATGTGGATCCGGGTGTTTTGGAGAGTGATGTGAGTGTTAGCAACAATGCGGATGGATTCTTGAGCATCCACGGCggagacggcggcggcggcggcggtggaggaggagaTGGTGGCTGTTGGGGTGGCGGAGGGAATGGTTGGCCTGATCTTGCTATTTACACACCAGGCTCAACTTTTCTTTAG